The Antechinus flavipes isolate AdamAnt ecotype Samford, QLD, Australia chromosome 4, AdamAnt_v2, whole genome shotgun sequence genomic interval TTCTCTAGTTAACTGCAACTGGGCTGTAGGTTACCTGCTTCGTCAGTTGGGCAATATTTGATCTTTCCCAATCTTCTACATGGAAGGGTCTTTCCATAGACTCTTTCCCCCACCAAGCATCATTTCTCCCCAATATTAGGAGAGTTCTTCTTGTCTCCAACACctttatctacttatttatttacttatccattcatttatttattaatctatttatttattcattcatttattcatctattcattcattcatttattttttgtttgttcattaattgattgattgattgattactaTCAACACACGATTTCCTGACCATCTTTGCTTTTCTGGGCTTTTGCTTCCTTTAATTTGTCccttaatctctgtctgtctcggttttctcaattctaaaatggggacaatgaccacactcacttcccaaggttgttgtgagctCCTATTGACATAATGCTCATGTGTAGTTTATCATCGTACCCGATACATacaaggcatttaataagtgcttggtcttttcctctcccccttcacAATTTCCCCAGAATCTCTTTAGGAGTTGGGCGAGCCAAAATCATCATCACTTTCCCCACGGGCCCATATGTCTCTCACCTAAGATAATATCTCTCATTGTAAGAACAGCACGATTCTACATCAGCCTCCCTTCCTGAGCTGTAATCCCTTCCCTGCCAGCTCCAGTTGTCCCATATTTTTTGACCCGGCCACATCTGAAGAGACACTGGATGAATCTCAGGAGCTCCATGCACAGACTCCAGCTCTGGTCCTCTCCGACCAAGGGGAGAGGAGAATATGGGTGGGTTCCTGCCTCAGGACACCAGGGAGCTCTCAGGCCTCTGGCCCCTAAATCATGTGTCCGCCCAGGCTTTGGGCTTCCcaatcaatcagccagaaagcaCTCTGGTAGGCTCAGGGGTTTCAAAAACAGCCAGCAGGGCTCATCGTGAGAGCCGACATTTTAATAGGGTTTTAAGGCTTGTGAAACGATGAACACATCTtctttcatttgaccctcacgaTCGCTCTATGAGGAAGGTGCTGTTATCCCCACACAATGGGCAGAAACCGAAGTAGGAGgtagatgacttgtccaaggtcaaacacACTGTCttgagactacatttgaatttgtcttcctgagtccaagcccAGCTCTCTACCCACTGCCCCGTCTGGCTCCCTCTGAGccagtccctgccttcaggaaGCCTAAATTCCTCTGGCAAGTAACCAGGGGCACCTAGAAGTGTATGACTCAACACCGCCCCTGTGCCAGGGACCGGGGGCACAAAGACACAATGATTCTAATCTCGAGGAGTGAGTTTTTTCTAATTAGGGAGGCCCAAAGCTCAGTTATCTGTCTGCCtgtatatatttctctttgtgtgtctctctgtacctttgtctctctttcttgctctgtctctccctctgtttccctctgcttctgtctctgttttggtgtctgtgtttgtctctgtctatctctctgtctctgtatgttatctgcctgtctctgtgcctagacatacatatatacatacacacacatatacccagaATCAATAAGAGactaaatgcaaataaatatgagGTCTCTAAATACAGGCCAGTGTGGAAGGGAGGACGGCCTACTGAGGGGCctggaaaggcttcctggagaaggccTTACCCCCTAGAGATGGGGACTTGGGGGTGGGAATGGGGGCTCACCAGGGAGGATTTTGCTCCGGGTCAGGGATGGGGGCTCGGTGCGGGGGATGGAGAGCCATTACCTGAAGGTCCGGGGAATCTCCTCCTTTGCTCTTCACTTCTGAGGTTCAGTTGAAAACTCAGGATGGTGCCTTAGGCCCTGGTGGTCAGTTAGTGGGGTCTGCCCTGGCCCAGTTGGGTGCTTCTACCCCTGGGCCCCAGACCTGCCCTCAGGTGTGTTTGGCTGGTAGAGCTCACCTGGCTTTGTGACGCGGAGGAGCTCAGACACTGCACTGCAAGGAACCTGCCCATCGCTGAGGGCCCCAACCACCATCACGGCATCGTAACGATCTGCAGCCGGGACGAGGTAGACGGTCAGCCCTCCCTAATGGCCCTGGACCTGCTCCCATCCCGCAGGCCCAGGTGTTTGCTCCCTCACCTGcagactttccttttttgtccagAAAAATGAATGGGCTTGATCTGAGGAAAGATGGCCAGGGTGAGAGGGGGGTAACTAGAGTCTTCTGTCAAGGCCCAAGGAGACAGTCTAAGTGGGCCCCCCCCCCCCGCGGGGGCTTCCCTCTGGAGACAGTCTCATGCTGTGGCTACACTTGTCAGTGGGTTGGGTGGGTGTCAGAGGCAGGGAAGGGGGCTCGGGGCTGAGAGCTTAGTACCGGCCGCTCAGGTGGCAGAGGGCCGGCGATGGAGACCGTACCTGCAGGGGCCGGCAGAGGTTCTGGGCCCAGGACACAGAGGCTCAGCCGCTGGTACAAGCCCCTCCTCTTGGCCAGCTCCAGCATGTTTTTGCTGCCTTCTATTCCGTGGAGGTTGCAGAATCCCCGCTTCTGTAGCTGATGGAAACCGGGTTTTGTTATTGCCCCCCTCTCATTCTAGAGCTCCTTAGCCCTGGAGAAAGTCCATCCTTGGATAATCTGAGTCTGTCCCTTTGGGGGCCAGGGGAGGGACTGACAGACACAGCTGAGGGGCAGGGAAGGTTCCCAGTGGCATGAGGTGGGCAGGAAGGTCCGGAGAACGGACCTTGGAGGGAAAGGGCGGGCAGTGGGGATAAACAGCTGCGGCGGGAGAACCAGCAGAGGCCCCTCACCTCAACAGCCACCAGTCCAGTACCACAGGCCACGTCCAGGAGCAGAGCCTCTTGGGGCCTGGAGGGGAAGGCCGAGGCCAGGCAGTCCACAGCCAGGCGGGGAGCTCGGTAATCCAGGGCGGCCACATCCTGtgggacagaaagacagaaaggtaaCCCCCCAACACCAGTGTTAGGGGACTCAGCGAGTCAAAATGTTTACCTTTTATATTGGAAATGTTATCAGCACGCTTAAAAATGATATTACTGGGGTGGCTTAAACAAAAGCTCGGACTGAGGAAAGGATGATGGGttgatagtaaaaaataaaactgagtcaGGAGAAGTTAAACGGAGCAATTGTCACATATTAactttctcaaatttataagaataaaagtcaatcTGCTAAATGATAAGTGACCAAAAGCTACGAATGGGGAGTTTTCCAAGGAAGAAATTCAGATGACTAATAATTATGGGACACCGAGTTCTTCCTCCTGGAACGTGGAGACAAGCCTTCTGCCAGGAAGTCCCGTCCAGACGCCGGGGAGCCTCCCACAACGGAGGCCGCTTGGTTCCTGACACTTTCGCATGGTCGGGCGGCTCTCCTAGCAGCTCACACCACGGCGGGCTCTGCTTCTGGGAATGGCCTCCAGAAGCCATGGCCGCGCTCTCCCCCTCCCAGAATTCTCAGCGGGAGGCCGGCCTCCATCCTCCATCCTTCCGTCCGAAGTCTTAGGTCTCGGGATCTCGGAGCCTCCGTGTTACACATGAGGAAACGGATGGAGGCCTTTAGACAATGGTCACCACCGGGCAGAGATGAAGCCGAGACCcagcccccgccccctccccgggGTTTTCCGCCCTTCTtttgccccctccctcccctggGCTCAGGGGCCATCATGCTTCCCACCCTTGGCCGGCGAGCTCCTCATGCAGGTTATAAACCAGCCTCCTTATCTCTGAATCACAGAAACCCTCATCTTGGTGATAAAAGCTCCGAAACCATGATTCTGCCGTTTGGACATAAAAGCAGGAAAAGATCACGATGTCCAGCGAGAACTCACTGTCCCCGACCTTCCTGGCCCCACCTCGCCTGTTAATAAAACAGGGCAGGACCCGGTGCCCAAGGGCCTTCTAACTCAGAAAATGCTGAGGCTTCGTGACCGGGCGACAGCGGGAGCTCCTGCGGGATGGGAAGTCCCCGAGAAACGTTCCTTTGTCTCTGTGGCTCCCAGGTCAGGCCCGGGCACAGCAGGCGCTCCTGACTGAGGgtacatttttgcatatgggtGTATATGGGTGACATGCGgggatacaaacacacacacaaaaagtctTCTTGAGGTCAGATCTGGCCTTGGACGCTTACACGccagctgtataaccctgggcaggGCACTcccccctgtctgcctcagtgtccccatctgtaaaatgggctgcagaggggaaagggaaacCACTCCAgggtctctgccaagaaaacccccagatGGGTCATGAAGACTTTGGGAAGTTAAGAAGAGTAAAGAACAGAAAGAATTCAGCTTGGACGTCTCAGGTTGAAAATGTCCATGGGAGATCCAGTTTGGGATATTTAATAGACACCTGGGGGGCAGCAGAAGGTGTCAGATGGGATGAGGTACGAGGGGGCAGGGGCTGGTTTGGTCTTTGCCCCTTCAATgttagcacacagtaggtccttACTAACAAATGCTCGCCGATGGCTTCGCGCCTCGTCGTTCGGTCCCGGGCCTTCGGAGACCAGGACGTGCCCCAGCCCTGGGTAAAGCGACACACGAAGGAATTTAACGAGCAGCTTTCCCTGCTGACAGGGGAAGCCGGCCTCTGGGCAGCTCCGCCGGCCTCTCCCCCTCCGTTTCTGCAGCTTTGGCTCCCAGGACCCAGAGGGTGGATGGGGCTGGAGTCTGATTTCATCTCTCCGCCGGCTTGCGCAATGAAGGCTTGTGGTTGTTTCTGCTTCCCCAGAGCACATCCTTGTACCTTAGTCACCCTGTTTACTTCCCAGCAGCCCTGAAAAACCGGTAAGATTTGTCTGAACCCCTGAGTTCTTTCTGCCCTTTggaatttctacctttttttttttttatcataactgCGATCAGCAATGACAGCCCTTCCCGGGCACTGATTGGTGCCTGATGTTGTTATCTGTGTGGGGGGGTGTCTTCAAATTGCCCCTGCTATTAGCGGCTGTGCGATTTTGCACGAGATTTCCTCTCAGTTTCTTCCTGTGAAATAAAGGGAATATTGAAATCTCCCTGACGTGTGGCCCCCCTCGAGCATCCCCCTCACGAGTGTGTGGCCCTCCAGAGCGGGGATTCTGCCCGGCCTCGGGGCTTCGGGGCTGGAACGGGGGGACGTCCCACAGTCAGGAGCTCCTGAGGCCATGTTTTGCCTTCATTTGGAAACGTCCATGTTCAGATTGTGATCGTGCTTTGTTGGAATATCCTGAGTTTTCAATAggcattcaacaaacatttagtaagcacctgctgtgtacaTGCAACTTTGGGGAGCTCAGTGCAGCACCCCCCTTCCCCAAGCCGGACCAGTTTCCACTGAGGGGAAAGTTTCTTTTGATGCAATCATTCTCCTTCCCACCTGCTCCCAGCAGCCTTCATGCTCCCGAAACGCACCGGGTCCATCTCTGTCAGACCGCGGGGTCTCTGAAAGCGAGGGTCGTGTTGCCCCCTCAGAGACTCCCTAAATGCAGGGGCCGCTTCTCCTCCGTCAGACCAGGGGCTCCCGGAGGACAGGGTCTGAGCCTATCCTATTTTCCTGAGGGATCGGAGGAGAAAAACTCTCCCCATTCTCTTTAGAGCAGCTTGGAAAATGTACagatgtgtgtgagtgtgtgtgtgagtgtgtgtatgtgagtgtgagtgtgtgtgtaaggtgtgtgtatgtgagtgtgtatgtctgtgtgagtgtgtgtaagtgtgagtgtgaatgtatgtatgtgagtgtgtgtgtgagtgtgagtatgtgtgtgtgtgtgtgtaaggtgtgtgtgtgaatgtgtgtatgtgagtgtgtgtaagtgtgagtgtgtgtgaatgtgtgtatgtgagtgtgtgtgtgagtgtgagtatgtgtgtgtgagtgtgtgtgtaaggtgtgtgtatgtgagtgtcagtgtgtgtgagagtgtgtgtgtgagtgtgtgtatgtgagtgtcagtgtgtgtgtgagtgtatgtgagtgtgagtgtgtgtgagtatgtgtgtgagtgtgtgtgtgagtgtgtgtgtgagtatgagtgtgtatgtctgtgtcagtgtgtgtaagtgtgagtgtgtgtgagtgtgaatgtgtgtatgtgagtgtgtgtgtgagtgtgagtatgtgtgtgtgtgtgtgtgtaaggtgtgtatatgtgagtgtcagtgtgtgtgagagtgtgtgtgtgagtgtatgtgtgtaagaTGTGCTTGTgcatggggaggagaggaaatggCCCGGTCACCTGATCATAGTCAGAAGCCCACCCGTCGTAGAAGTGGATTTTTTGGCTCAGGTCGGTGATGCCGTGGGAGGCGCCGATCCGGGCTTGCACCTGAGACAGGCTCCTTTCGGGGGACGCCATCTTCCTGAGGGATAAAAAGGTCACCTTCCACTTTAGCGCCCTGGAGCCCTCGGGAGAGAGGGTCTGCCCCAGTTTCAAAGCCCCCAGCTCTTGCCCAGCATCCCCCTCCCTGGGCGCTCAGACCTGCAGCTGGGAGAGTCAGGTGCGTCATCGCGGGCTGAGATTTAGCAAATGAAAAAGCAGCCCAAGATTGACTGTCATTGGTGAGAAGGACCAGTGGGATAACGGCCCATGGAGAGTGTTACACAGAGAACACGGGGCTAAAACTCCGAGGGCCTAGAGGTGAATCCTGACTCTCCATGGCGGTTTTGTGGCTCTGGGAGCCCTTCCCTTTCTGGGGCGCCATAGGTGCCTCGTTGGGTCGGAGCGGACTCCCTCTGGCCCCTTGGCTCTCACTGCTCTGGTCCTCGGCTATTTGGCCGGGCACAGTCCCCCGGGGTGTGAGCGGGCACTAACGGGCCCTTACGGCCTGGTTGGGGGAGAATGTTCGGCCCCTCAGGACCATTTTCTGTGCCTTTgcctcccctctgtctctctctgctcccCTTGGGGCCCGTCTCTCTTTCCTGGCTCCATCACTCTCATTCATCCCATAGCTGTGGTCTGGGGGCGGCCTCCAGGGCTCTGCCTTTTCCTCAGGGCCAAGGTGAGAGGCAAGGACCAGGGTGTCTCCTTAGCCCAGCCCCCACATCCAGCTGCCTCTCCCCGTCCCAATGTTCCCGGGCCTCTCTGACACCCAGAGAATCCCCCTCAGACTCCCCTTGTCTGGCTTTCAGACCCTctgctcctcttccttccctctcctgtcAGTCTcgcctcctcccctcctttccccagcaGAGCTAGGATGTTCTCTGTCCCCCCCAGCCCGGGCCCCTCCTCCTCCTGTCCAACTGTGGCCCTTCCTTTAAAGCCCATTTCAAAGGCCTTTTCCCAGAAGCCTGGGGGAATGTGTGTGAGGGAGGAGGAGCTCAGGACCCATTTCTTTTAGGTTTCCTGGGTGGCAGGGGCAGAAGCGCTTTGTGGGGGCTGCTTGGGCTCCCAGGGGTGCAAGGGAATCAAGGGGGAGGAGACCTACTTACCTCTCACCTGACCCAACCGGCTGGTCCAATGGGGGTGGGGCAGGAGGGGTCCAGACCCAGGCCAATGGTCAGAGCAgatgggggcggggtgggggcaGGAGGAGTGGAGGGCAAGCggtcccttccccctctcctctccgGTCCCCTTCTTCCCTTTGAAAGCTGATTGGTCCTTAGTTAAAAAATGCTCACCAATCAGCTGAAAggctttctcccctcctccccatgcTCGCAACTTTGGTTTATGATcgacctttcccttctttcctttggcCTCTAAAGCCTTCAAGCGTCCCTGTTTTGAAAGTAATCTGAGCCTTTATTCCAGATCCCCTTAGAATTTCATCCTTGCCCCGGAGCAGGTAACTTTACCTAAAGGGAGAGCCCTCCTCTCCCCCAGTGATAGGCCAttcttttttaaacatgtaaaatatatattttaatgtattttattaaatatttcctggcCACGTTTAAAATCTTGACATTCATTTAAAACCAATTTGATTCCAAattgtctccctctctcctgccCCTCAGCCACcccttaagaaggcaagcaactGCTCATACGTGGGAAGCCACGCAAAGcacatttccatatcagtcacGCATAGACACTCACAATGCGAGAAACATTTAAGATTAAAAAGTCCACTTCAGTCTGTACCCAGAATTCACCAGTTCTCCCCCAAGGGAGAGAGCGTTTCCCATCTTGTGGCCTTTGGAATCGTCTCGGTTGGAGTAGCTCAGCCTTCCCCGTCGGTCACTGTCACCGTGGAGGAAGTTCTCTCGGTTCCGCTCAGTTCCCGTTGGGCCAGATCATGGGTCTCTCAGGTTTTCTGGAAGCATCCCACTGACACTTCCCATAGCACAGGAGCCTCCCGTTACAGTCCCATATTCATTCAGTTGCTGGGCATCCCCTCGGTGCCCACTTCTTCACCACCACAAAAACGCCCCATTCCTGGAAGCGGGGCCCATTCCTGCCACGGAGCCCCCATGGCTCGGCAGCCATCCCCGCGCAGACACCGAGCTCCCTCTCCCTGATCTCATGCCTCGGTCCCGGCCGCATCCCTGAGCCCCCGTTGCCCCGGTGACCGCTTCCCAGGGAGCGAATGTTCATCTTTACCAACATCTGAGTCCGAGTCTCCGTGGCTACGACCGCGTTTTGATTCCTAACACTGACTCCCATCCCCACCTCCGGTCTCGTTCCTTTAACACTATTTTATTACAcgttttgtttttctgtccctTTCATTCC includes:
- the METTL27 gene encoding methyltransferase-like protein 27, with translation MASPERSLSQVQARIGASHGITDLSQKIHFYDGWASDYDQDVAALDYRAPRLAVDCLASAFPSRPQEALLLDVACGTGLVAVELQKRGFCNLHGIEGSKNMLELAKRRGLYQRLSLCVLGPEPLPAPADRYDAVMVVGALSDGQVPCSAVSELLRVTKPGGLLCLTTRANPSNLPYKEALEAELARLEQAGEWKRVGVHTVDQWELATSEQEAAGFSSSSPAFISGVIYLYCKQEAPPAKARGV